One Methylobacterium sp. 77 DNA window includes the following coding sequences:
- the rnd gene encoding ribonuclease D, whose protein sequence is MELIATTPALAEACSRFAAQPFVTVDTEFMRETTYYPKLCLIQMAGPDGSGVLVDPLAPEIDLAPFFALMADEGVVKVFHSARQDLEIIWLLGGLLPHPFFDTQVAAMVCGYGDSVSYEQLVNDVAKAKIDKSSRFTDWSRRPLSDAQSSYALSDVTHLVTIYEVLAGKLLSTDRGEWLDEEMSVLTSPDTYKADPAEAWRRLSGRMRKPREIAVLMEVAAWREREAQNRNVPRGRILKDEAVIDIATSAPRNVEALGRLRSIPAGFERSRTGADILAAVERGFARDSSDIALPERSRGRGGNGAVVELLKVLLKAVCEAERVAPKIVATMDDLEAIAEDDEADIAVLHGWRRTLFGEKALALKAGRLALSAENGRVVVRALD, encoded by the coding sequence ATGGAACTCATCGCTACCACGCCGGCCCTCGCCGAGGCCTGCAGCCGTTTCGCCGCGCAGCCCTTCGTCACCGTCGACACGGAGTTCATGCGCGAGACGACCTACTACCCCAAGCTCTGCCTCATCCAGATGGCGGGGCCGGACGGGTCGGGCGTGCTCGTCGACCCGCTCGCGCCCGAGATCGACCTCGCGCCGTTCTTCGCGCTGATGGCCGATGAAGGCGTGGTCAAGGTGTTCCACTCGGCGCGCCAGGATCTCGAGATCATCTGGCTGCTCGGCGGCCTGCTGCCGCACCCCTTCTTCGACACGCAGGTCGCCGCCATGGTCTGCGGCTACGGCGATTCGGTCTCCTACGAGCAATTGGTCAACGACGTCGCCAAGGCCAAGATCGACAAGTCCTCGCGCTTCACCGACTGGTCGCGCCGCCCGCTCTCCGATGCGCAGTCGAGCTATGCGCTCTCGGACGTGACCCATCTCGTGACGATCTACGAGGTTCTGGCCGGCAAGCTGCTCTCCACCGATCGCGGCGAATGGCTCGACGAGGAGATGAGCGTCCTGACCTCGCCGGACACCTACAAGGCCGACCCGGCCGAGGCGTGGCGCCGGTTGTCCGGCCGCATGCGCAAGCCGCGCGAGATCGCGGTGCTGATGGAGGTGGCAGCCTGGCGCGAGCGCGAGGCGCAGAACCGCAACGTGCCGCGCGGGCGCATCCTCAAGGACGAGGCAGTGATCGACATCGCCACCTCGGCCCCCCGCAACGTCGAGGCCCTGGGCCGCCTGCGCTCGATCCCCGCCGGATTCGAGCGCTCACGCACGGGCGCCGACATCCTCGCGGCGGTCGAGCGCGGTTTCGCGCGCGATTCCTCCGATATCGCCCTGCCCGAGCGCAGCCGGGGCCGGGGTGGCAACGGCGCCGTGGTGGAACTGCTGAAGGTGCTGCTGAAGGCGGTCTGCGAGGCCGAGCGCGTGGCGCCCAAGATCGTCGCCACCATGGACGATCTGGAGGCCATCGCCGAGGATGACGAGGCCGACATCGCCGTCCTGCACGGCTGGCGCCGGACCCTGTTCGGCGAGAAGGCCCTCGCCCTCAAGGCCGGCCGCCTCGCCCTGTCGGCCGAGAATGGCCGGGTCGTGGTGCGCGCGCTGGATTGA
- a CDS encoding CatB-related O-acetyltransferase, with protein sequence MHRLRSGRNPHNETRLHLAKLVRKYGFSIGNYSYGRPKVRFAEAGQHLTIGRYCSIADKVEILLGGGHRLDWVTTYPFAAMAGLWPGVEAAADDHATRGGVTIGSDVWLGSGCLILSGVTIGHGAVVGAHAVVARDVPPYAVVAGNPARLVRSRFAPELVAGLLETAWWELDPGAIRPLVPLLQSGQVTDLIAAVRTVRGAGVAGGA encoded by the coding sequence TTGCACCGCCTGCGGAGTGGGCGCAACCCGCACAACGAGACCCGTCTCCACCTCGCGAAACTGGTGAGAAAGTACGGTTTCTCCATCGGGAACTACTCCTACGGCCGCCCGAAAGTCCGTTTCGCGGAAGCTGGGCAGCACCTTACGATCGGCCGGTATTGTTCCATCGCCGACAAGGTCGAGATCCTTCTCGGCGGGGGGCACCGCCTCGACTGGGTGACGACCTATCCCTTCGCGGCCATGGCCGGGCTGTGGCCGGGGGTGGAGGCGGCGGCCGACGACCACGCCACCCGCGGCGGCGTCACCATCGGCAGCGACGTCTGGCTCGGATCGGGCTGCCTGATCCTGTCCGGCGTCACCATCGGCCATGGCGCGGTGGTGGGCGCTCATGCCGTCGTCGCCCGCGACGTGCCGCCCTACGCGGTGGTTGCCGGCAACCCGGCGCGGCTGGTCCGATCCCGCTTCGCCCCGGAGCTGGTGGCGGGCCTGCTGGAGACGGCGTGGTGGGAGCTCGATCCCGGGGCAATCCGCCCCCTCGTGCCGCTGCTCCAGAGCGGCCAAGTCACCGACCTGATCGCGGCGGTGCGCACCGTGCGCGGGGCCGGCGTTGCGGGCGGCGCCTGA
- a CDS encoding glycosyltransferase family 2 protein — MPSLVAIVVAHDSAHALPSCLAALAAEHVPAVVVDNASRDASVSIAEAVGARVIRNPRNEGYGRANTLGIRAAERAEHVLILNPDIVLQPGAADALLRAAAASPDAGLLAPRLMEPDGRFFYQPRSLLAPYLTNPQGTLTLPEGDACAPFLSGACLMIRRDLFLDLGGFDPNIFLFYEDDDLCRRVADAGRALVHVHGAVALHGRGRSSKPEPGRVFRTRWHQAWSRAYVSRKYGLPDPSPKMLAVNAPKAALASLSFRQPLVERYAGSAAGALAALRGRTALAQEGLL; from the coding sequence ATGCCCTCCCTCGTCGCTATCGTCGTCGCCCATGACAGCGCCCATGCGCTGCCGTCCTGCCTCGCGGCCCTGGCGGCGGAGCACGTGCCGGCCGTCGTGGTCGACAATGCGAGCCGCGACGCGTCGGTCAGCATCGCCGAGGCGGTGGGGGCGAGGGTGATCCGCAACCCTCGCAACGAGGGCTATGGCCGGGCCAACACCCTCGGAATCCGGGCCGCCGAGCGGGCCGAGCACGTGCTGATCCTCAACCCCGACATCGTGCTGCAGCCGGGCGCCGCCGATGCGCTGCTGCGCGCGGCCGCCGCCTCTCCCGATGCGGGCCTGCTGGCGCCGCGCCTGATGGAGCCGGACGGGCGCTTCTTCTACCAGCCGCGCTCGCTGCTCGCGCCCTACCTCACCAATCCGCAAGGCACCCTCACCCTGCCCGAGGGCGATGCCTGCGCACCGTTCCTCTCGGGCGCCTGCCTGATGATCCGGCGCGACCTGTTCCTCGACCTCGGCGGGTTCGATCCGAACATCTTCCTGTTCTACGAGGATGACGACCTCTGCCGCCGCGTCGCCGATGCCGGCCGCGCCCTAGTCCATGTCCACGGCGCGGTCGCCCTGCACGGGCGCGGGCGCTCGTCGAAGCCGGAACCGGGCCGGGTCTTCCGGACGCGCTGGCACCAGGCCTGGTCGCGGGCCTACGTCTCGCGCAAATACGGCCTCCCCGACCCGAGCCCGAAGATGCTCGCCGTCAACGCCCCGAAGGCGGCCCTGGCCTCCCTGAGCTTCCGCCAGCCGCTGGTGGAGCGCTATGCCGGCTCGGCCGCGGGCGCCCTCGCCGCCCTGCGCGGCCGCACGGCGTTGGCGCAGGAAGGGCTCCTGTGA
- a CDS encoding NADP-dependent malic enzyme translates to MGDNMSDDLKSGALVYHRLPRPGKLEIQATKPLGNQRDLALAYSPGVAAACMAIYEDPQEAANLTIRQNLVAVLTNGTAVLGLGNIGPLASKPVMEGKAVLFKKFAGIDVFDIEVDQNDVSKLVDVVCALEPTFGGINLEDIKAPECFEVEEQCRARMNIPVFHDDQHGTAIIVAAAVLNALELAGKQLSDVRIVTSGAGAAALACLNLLVSLGARVENITVTDIKGVVHKGRTELMDRWKDIYAQETEARTLAEVIPGADVFIGLSAGGVLKPEYLEKMAENPLIMALANPYPEIMPDLAQAKRPDAMICTGRSDFPNQVNNVLCFPYIFRGALDVGATSINEEMKQAAVKAIAALARETPSDVVARAYGGEARPFGPRSLIPSPFDPRLILRIAPAVAQAAMDSGVAGRPLENVQAYTDSLDRFVHRSGFIMKPIFSKAKENPKRVIYTEGEDERVLRAAQAIVEDHVARPILVGRPRVIETRIKRFGLSIKQGEHFDLIDPEDDPRYRDYVATYLEAAGRRGITPDAARTLVRTNNTVIGAVAVRRGEADALICGLEGRFETRLRVIRDVIGLAPGVLDFAAMSLIVTKEGAYFLADTHVRPDPTAEEIADVAVACAGHVSRFGLTPKIALLSHSDFGQSDSRSAMKMRSALGLIRSRAPTLQVDGEMQADTALSEIIRDRVLPGSPLKGAANVLIFPNLDAANIAFQFSKVLADALPVGPLLIGPAKPAHILSPSVTARGIVNVTAAAVVEAQAMSVHPTAVEAEPGATPLSE, encoded by the coding sequence ATGGGCGACAACATGTCCGACGATCTCAAATCCGGAGCCCTCGTCTATCACCGCTTGCCCCGGCCCGGAAAGCTCGAGATCCAGGCGACGAAGCCGCTGGGCAACCAGCGCGACCTGGCGCTGGCCTATTCGCCCGGCGTCGCCGCGGCCTGCATGGCGATCTACGAGGATCCGCAGGAAGCCGCCAACCTCACCATCCGCCAGAACCTGGTCGCCGTGCTCACCAACGGCACCGCGGTGCTCGGATTGGGCAATATCGGGCCCCTGGCCTCGAAGCCGGTGATGGAGGGCAAGGCCGTCCTCTTCAAGAAGTTCGCCGGCATCGACGTGTTCGACATCGAGGTCGACCAGAACGACGTGTCGAAGCTCGTCGACGTGGTCTGCGCCCTGGAGCCGACCTTCGGCGGCATCAACCTCGAGGACATCAAGGCCCCCGAGTGTTTCGAGGTCGAGGAGCAGTGCCGGGCGCGGATGAACATCCCCGTCTTCCACGACGACCAGCACGGCACCGCGATCATCGTCGCGGCGGCGGTGCTCAACGCCCTCGAACTCGCCGGCAAGCAGCTCTCCGACGTCCGCATCGTCACCTCGGGTGCCGGCGCGGCGGCGCTGGCCTGCCTCAACCTGCTGGTGTCGCTCGGCGCCCGCGTCGAGAACATCACGGTCACCGACATCAAGGGCGTGGTCCATAAGGGCCGCACCGAACTGATGGACCGCTGGAAGGACATCTACGCCCAGGAGACCGAGGCGCGCACCCTCGCGGAGGTCATCCCCGGCGCCGACGTGTTCATCGGCCTCTCGGCCGGCGGGGTGCTCAAGCCCGAATACCTCGAGAAGATGGCCGAGAACCCGCTGATCATGGCGCTGGCCAACCCCTATCCCGAGATCATGCCGGATCTGGCGCAGGCGAAGCGCCCCGACGCGATGATCTGCACCGGGCGGTCCGACTTCCCGAACCAGGTCAACAACGTCCTGTGCTTCCCCTACATCTTCCGGGGCGCCCTCGATGTCGGCGCCACCTCGATCAACGAGGAGATGAAGCAGGCCGCCGTGAAGGCGATCGCGGCGCTCGCCCGCGAGACCCCCTCCGACGTGGTCGCCCGCGCCTATGGCGGCGAGGCCCGGCCGTTCGGCCCGCGCTCGCTGATCCCGAGCCCGTTCGACCCGCGCCTGATCCTGCGCATCGCCCCCGCCGTGGCCCAGGCCGCAATGGATTCCGGCGTCGCCGGCCGGCCGCTGGAGAACGTCCAGGCCTATACCGACAGCCTCGACCGCTTCGTCCACCGCTCGGGCTTCATCATGAAGCCGATCTTCTCCAAGGCGAAGGAGAACCCCAAGCGGGTCATCTACACCGAGGGCGAGGACGAGCGCGTGCTGCGCGCCGCGCAGGCCATCGTCGAGGATCACGTGGCGCGCCCGATCCTGGTCGGACGCCCGCGGGTGATCGAGACCCGGATCAAGCGCTTCGGCCTGTCGATCAAGCAGGGCGAGCATTTCGACCTGATCGATCCCGAGGACGATCCGCGCTACCGCGACTACGTCGCGACCTATCTCGAGGCCGCCGGCCGGCGCGGCATCACCCCGGATGCCGCCCGCACGCTGGTGCGCACTAACAATACGGTGATCGGCGCCGTCGCCGTGCGCCGGGGCGAGGCGGACGCGCTGATCTGCGGCCTGGAGGGCCGGTTCGAGACGCGCCTGCGGGTGATCCGCGACGTCATCGGCCTCGCGCCGGGCGTGCTCGATTTCGCCGCCATGAGCCTGATCGTCACCAAGGAAGGGGCCTACTTCCTCGCCGATACCCATGTCCGCCCCGACCCGACCGCCGAGGAGATCGCCGACGTCGCGGTGGCCTGCGCCGGCCACGTCTCGCGCTTCGGCCTGACCCCGAAGATCGCCCTGCTCAGCCACTCGGATTTCGGCCAGTCGGATTCCCGTTCGGCCATGAAGATGCGCTCGGCCCTGGGCCTGATCCGGTCCCGCGCCCCGACGCTTCAGGTCGATGGCGAGATGCAGGCCGACACCGCCCTGTCCGAGATCATCCGCGACCGGGTGCTGCCGGGCTCGCCTCTCAAGGGCGCGGCCAACGTGCTGATCTTCCCCAACCTCGATGCGGCCAACATCGCCTTCCAGTTCTCGAAGGTTCTCGCCGACGCCCTCCCGGTGGGTCCCCTGCTGATCGGGCCGGCGAAACCCGCCCACATCCTGTCGCCGTCGGTGACCGCCCGCGGCATCGTCAACGTCACCGCCGCGGCGGTGGTGGAGGCGCAGGCCATGTCCGTCCATCCGACGGCCGTCGAAGCCGAACCGGGGGCGACACCGCTTTCCGAGTAA
- a CDS encoding deoxyguanosinetriphosphate triphosphohydrolase: MTGSGGDVRHRGERWRARYATDPAATRGRLIPEAISPTRSDFQRDRDRIIHSAAFRRLKHKTQVFVHHEGDHYRTRLTHTLEVSQIARALARALGLDEDLAEALALSHDLGHTCFGHTGEDALDALMNRHGGFDHNAQALRIVTRLERRYAGFDGLNLAWETLEGLVKHNGPLLTAEGYPTPRWAGRGIPAAILEYDAQNALDLARFAGPEAQAAALADDIAYDSHDLDDGLRAGLFELSDLDEVPFLRDILDEIDALHPNLEESRKIHELARRVITRFVEDVIAESTRRIAALAPESVADIRAAAAPVIAFSPALEEADATTKRFLYARMYRHPSVLAVRAKADIIVADLFDAFTRDPATMPEEWRAGLDRAEEGRIARRVADYIAGMTDTYAVLAHKRLFPTTPDLHWSPESRGLPLAEG, encoded by the coding sequence ATGACGGGTTCGGGAGGTGACGTGCGGCACAGGGGCGAACGTTGGCGGGCCCGCTACGCCACCGATCCGGCGGCCACGCGCGGGCGGCTGATCCCGGAGGCGATCTCGCCGACGCGCAGCGATTTCCAGCGCGACCGCGACCGGATCATCCATTCGGCCGCTTTCCGCCGCCTCAAGCACAAGACCCAGGTCTTCGTGCATCACGAGGGCGACCATTACCGCACCCGGCTGACCCACACCCTCGAAGTCAGCCAGATCGCCCGCGCGCTCGCCCGCGCCCTCGGTCTCGACGAGGATCTCGCCGAGGCGCTGGCGCTGTCCCACGACCTCGGCCACACCTGTTTCGGGCATACCGGCGAGGACGCGCTCGATGCCCTGATGAATCGCCATGGCGGGTTCGACCACAATGCCCAGGCCCTGCGGATCGTGACCCGTCTCGAGCGGCGCTACGCCGGGTTCGACGGGCTGAACCTCGCCTGGGAGACGCTCGAGGGCCTCGTCAAGCATAACGGCCCGCTGCTCACGGCGGAGGGGTATCCGACCCCGCGCTGGGCCGGGCGCGGCATTCCCGCCGCCATCCTCGAATACGACGCGCAGAACGCCCTCGACCTCGCCCGTTTCGCCGGACCGGAGGCGCAGGCGGCGGCGCTGGCCGACGACATCGCCTATGACAGCCACGACCTCGATGACGGCCTGCGGGCCGGGCTGTTCGAACTCTCCGATCTCGACGAAGTCCCGTTCCTCAGGGATATCCTCGACGAGATCGACGCGCTGCACCCGAACCTCGAGGAATCGCGAAAGATCCACGAACTGGCGCGGCGCGTGATCACCCGCTTCGTCGAGGACGTGATCGCCGAGAGCACCCGGCGGATCGCGGCCCTTGCGCCGGAGAGCGTCGCCGACATCCGCGCCGCCGCCGCACCGGTCATCGCCTTCTCGCCGGCCCTGGAGGAGGCGGATGCGACGACCAAGCGCTTCCTCTACGCGCGGATGTACCGCCATCCGAGCGTGCTGGCAGTGAGGGCGAAGGCCGACATCATCGTGGCGGACCTGTTCGACGCCTTCACCCGCGATCCCGCGACGATGCCCGAGGAATGGCGAGCCGGGCTCGACCGCGCCGAGGAAGGCCGCATCGCCCGCCGGGTCGCCGACTACATCGCCGGCATGACGGATACCTACGCCGTGCTCGCCCACAAGCGCCTGTTTCCGACGACGCCGGACCTGCACTGGAGCCCTGAGAGCCGGGGTCTGCCGCTGGCGGAGGGGTAG
- the argS gene encoding arginine--tRNA ligase has product MNIFATFEARVREALESLIRSGTLPEGLDLSRVVVEPPRDASHGDLATNAALVLAKDAKTNPKALGEALAAELRQDPRVVEASVAGPGFINLRLTPAIYHEVVRAALAEGAEYGRARMPGGKVNIEYVSANPTGPMHVGHGRGAVFGDALANLLVAGGRDVTREYYINDAGAQVDVLARSAYRRYREALGEEVGPVPEGLYPGDYLVPVGRSLAERHGRALLGKPEAEWLATVRSEAIAAMMDLIRGDLARLGIHHDVFFSEATLKDAVPVLLAELRAKGLVYEGRLPPPKGQLPEDWEDREQTLFRTVEFGDDVDRPLLKSDGSFTYFASDIAYHRDKIARGATDLIDVLGADHGGYVKRMQAAVKAVSGGQATLDVKLCQLVRLLRAGEPVKMSKRAGEFITLAEVVDEVGRDAIRFMMLYRKNDATLDFDLAKVVEQSKDNPVFYVQYAHARCASVFRQAREAMPGEDFSVAGLADDDLTLLADSAEIEIMRLIAQYPRVIEAAASAHEPHRVAFYLYELASSLHGFWNKGKDLPQLRFINLNDRNSTRARLALVEALRGVVASGLAVLGVTAPDEMR; this is encoded by the coding sequence ATGAACATCTTCGCCACCTTCGAGGCGCGCGTGCGCGAGGCGCTCGAGAGCCTGATCCGGTCCGGGACGCTGCCCGAGGGGCTCGATCTCTCGCGCGTGGTGGTCGAGCCGCCGCGCGACGCGTCCCATGGCGATCTCGCCACCAACGCCGCCCTGGTCCTCGCCAAGGACGCGAAGACCAATCCGAAGGCACTCGGCGAGGCCCTGGCGGCGGAGCTCCGGCAGGATCCCCGCGTGGTCGAGGCGAGCGTCGCCGGCCCCGGCTTCATCAACCTTCGCCTGACACCCGCGATCTATCACGAGGTCGTGCGCGCGGCGTTAGCCGAGGGCGCCGAGTACGGCCGCGCCCGCATGCCCGGCGGCAAGGTCAATATCGAGTACGTCTCGGCCAACCCCACCGGGCCGATGCATGTGGGCCATGGCCGCGGAGCCGTGTTCGGCGATGCCCTCGCCAACCTGCTCGTGGCGGGCGGGCGGGACGTGACCCGCGAATACTACATCAACGATGCCGGCGCGCAGGTGGATGTCCTCGCCCGCTCCGCCTATCGGCGCTACCGCGAGGCGCTCGGCGAAGAGGTGGGCCCGGTCCCCGAAGGCCTCTATCCCGGCGATTACCTCGTGCCGGTGGGCCGGTCCCTGGCCGAGCGGCACGGCCGCGCCCTCCTCGGCAAGCCCGAGGCCGAGTGGCTCGCGACGGTGCGGAGCGAGGCGATCGCCGCGATGATGGACCTGATCCGGGGCGACCTCGCCCGGCTCGGCATCCATCACGACGTGTTCTTCTCCGAGGCCACGCTGAAGGACGCGGTGCCCGTCCTCCTGGCGGAACTCCGCGCCAAGGGCCTCGTCTACGAGGGCCGGCTGCCGCCGCCGAAGGGCCAGCTGCCCGAGGATTGGGAAGACCGCGAGCAGACCCTGTTCCGCACGGTGGAGTTCGGCGACGACGTCGACCGGCCGCTGCTGAAATCGGACGGCTCGTTCACCTACTTCGCCTCCGACATCGCCTATCACCGCGACAAGATCGCCCGCGGCGCCACCGACCTCATCGACGTGCTCGGCGCCGATCACGGCGGCTACGTCAAGCGCATGCAGGCGGCGGTGAAGGCGGTGAGCGGGGGGCAAGCCACCCTCGACGTGAAGCTGTGCCAGCTGGTGCGGCTGCTGCGTGCCGGCGAGCCGGTGAAGATGTCGAAGCGCGCCGGCGAGTTCATCACGCTGGCCGAGGTGGTCGACGAGGTCGGCCGCGACGCGATCCGCTTCATGATGCTGTACCGCAAGAACGACGCGACCCTGGATTTCGACCTCGCCAAGGTGGTCGAGCAATCCAAGGACAACCCCGTCTTCTACGTGCAATACGCCCATGCCCGCTGCGCCTCGGTGTTCCGGCAGGCGCGCGAGGCCATGCCGGGCGAGGACTTCTCCGTCGCCGGCCTCGCCGACGACGACCTGACGCTGCTCGCGGATTCCGCGGAGATCGAGATCATGCGCCTCATCGCCCAATACCCGCGGGTGATCGAAGCGGCGGCCTCGGCGCACGAGCCACACCGTGTGGCATTCTACCTCTACGAACTCGCAAGTTCCCTCCATGGTTTCTGGAACAAAGGCAAAGACTTGCCGCAATTACGGTTTATTAATCTAAACGACCGAAACTCGACACGGGCAAGACTGGCCCTCGTGGAGGCTTTGAGAGGCGTCGTCGCCTCCGGCCTCGCGGTCTTGGGTGTCACCGCGCCGGATGAAATGCGGTGA
- a CDS encoding iron-sulfur cluster assembly accessory protein: protein MADIILTPRAAKRINEIMGTEPPGASLRISVNGGGCSGFSYAFDITRARAEDDLVIERDGATVLVDPVSLEYMSGSTIDFANDLIGQAFKIENPQVTSSCGCGTSFSL, encoded by the coding sequence ATGGCCGACATCATTCTGACGCCCCGCGCGGCCAAGCGCATCAACGAGATCATGGGGACGGAGCCTCCCGGCGCCTCCCTTCGGATCAGCGTAAACGGCGGCGGCTGCTCGGGCTTTTCCTACGCCTTCGACATCACGCGCGCGCGCGCCGAAGACGATCTGGTGATCGAGCGGGACGGCGCCACCGTCCTCGTCGACCCCGTCTCGCTCGAATACATGAGCGGATCGACGATCGATTTCGCCAACGACCTGATCGGCCAAGCCTTCAAGATCGAGAACCCGCAGGTGACCTCCTCCTGCGGCTGCGGCACGTCGTTCTCGCTTTGA
- the aspS gene encoding aspartate--tRNA ligase, producing the protein MHRYRTHTCGALRPSDVGETVRLSGWCHRIRDHGGVLFIDLRDHYGRTQCVVDSDSKAFKTANLARSEWVIRIDGRVRTRPAGTENLDLPTGTVEVYIDEIEVLGPAGELPVPVFGDQDYPEETRLKYRFLDLRRDKLHANIMKRGAIIDSLRRRMRDGGFFEFQTPILTASSPEGARDYLVPSRVHPGKFYALPQAPQQFKQLTMIAGFDRYFQIAPCFRDEDARADRSPGEFYQLDIEMSFVTQEDVFQSVEPVLRDVFKEFAEGKRVTETFPRIPYAEAMLKYGVDKPDLRNPLIIADVTDEFARDEVEFKAFKGVIKSGGVVRAIPATGAATQSRSFFDKLNDFARSEGAPGLGYIVFEEVDGVLTGKGPIAKFIPAEVQARIADKTGTKAGDAVFFSAGTEAKAAALAGKARIRIADELNLSDKDQFAFCWITDFPMYEWNEDDKRIDFSHNPFSMPNFDREEFLALDPSESEKILGIKAFQYDIVCNGTELSSGAIRNHRPEVMEKAFGLAGYGQDVLEEKFGGMLNALKLGAPPHGGIAPGIDRIVMLLCGEQNLREVVLFPMNQRAEDLMMGAPAEATPKQLRELHIRLNLPEKQG; encoded by the coding sequence ATGCACCGTTATCGTACCCATACCTGCGGGGCGCTCCGCCCGTCCGACGTCGGCGAGACCGTTCGCCTTTCCGGCTGGTGCCATCGCATCCGCGACCATGGCGGCGTGCTCTTCATCGACCTGCGCGACCATTACGGGCGCACCCAATGCGTGGTCGATTCCGATTCGAAGGCGTTCAAGACCGCCAATCTCGCCCGCTCGGAATGGGTGATCCGCATCGACGGCCGCGTCCGCACCCGCCCCGCCGGCACCGAGAACCTCGACCTGCCCACCGGCACGGTCGAGGTCTATATCGACGAGATCGAAGTGCTCGGCCCCGCCGGCGAATTGCCGGTGCCGGTCTTCGGCGACCAGGACTATCCGGAGGAGACGCGGCTCAAGTACCGCTTCCTGGATCTCCGCCGCGACAAGCTCCACGCCAACATCATGAAGCGCGGCGCGATCATCGATTCGCTCCGTCGCCGCATGCGGGACGGCGGCTTCTTCGAGTTCCAGACGCCGATCCTCACCGCCTCCTCGCCGGAGGGTGCGCGCGACTACCTCGTGCCGTCCCGCGTCCACCCCGGAAAATTCTACGCGCTGCCGCAGGCGCCGCAGCAGTTCAAGCAGCTGACGATGATCGCCGGCTTCGACCGCTACTTCCAGATCGCGCCGTGTTTTCGCGACGAGGATGCGCGGGCCGACCGCTCGCCCGGCGAGTTCTACCAGCTCGACATCGAGATGAGCTTCGTCACGCAGGAGGACGTGTTCCAGTCGGTGGAGCCGGTGCTGCGGGACGTCTTCAAGGAATTCGCCGAGGGCAAGCGCGTCACCGAGACCTTCCCGCGCATCCCCTATGCCGAGGCGATGCTGAAATACGGCGTCGACAAGCCGGACCTGCGCAACCCGCTGATCATCGCCGACGTGACCGACGAATTCGCCCGCGACGAGGTCGAGTTCAAGGCGTTCAAGGGCGTGATCAAGTCGGGCGGCGTGGTCCGCGCGATCCCGGCGACGGGGGCGGCGACGCAATCGCGCTCGTTCTTCGACAAGCTCAACGACTTCGCCCGCTCCGAGGGCGCGCCCGGCCTCGGCTACATCGTCTTCGAGGAGGTCGACGGGGTGCTCACGGGCAAGGGCCCGATCGCCAAGTTCATCCCGGCCGAGGTTCAGGCCCGGATCGCGGACAAGACCGGGACGAAGGCCGGCGACGCGGTGTTCTTCTCCGCCGGTACCGAGGCCAAGGCCGCGGCGCTGGCCGGCAAGGCCCGCATCCGCATCGCGGACGAGCTGAACCTCTCGGACAAGGACCAGTTCGCGTTCTGCTGGATCACCGACTTCCCGATGTACGAGTGGAACGAGGACGACAAGCGGATCGACTTCTCCCACAACCCGTTCTCGATGCCGAATTTCGACCGGGAGGAATTCCTGGCCCTGGACCCGAGCGAGTCCGAGAAGATCCTCGGCATCAAGGCGTTCCAGTACGACATCGTCTGCAACGGCACCGAACTCTCGTCGGGCGCGATCCGGAACCATCGCCCCGAGGTGATGGAGAAGGCCTTCGGTCTGGCCGGCTACGGCCAGGACGTGCTGGAGGAGAAGTTCGGCGGCATGCTCAACGCGCTGAAGCTCGGCGCCCCGCCGCACGGCGGCATCGCGCCGGGGATCGACCGCATCGTCATGCTGCTCTGCGGCGAGCAGAACCTGCGCGAGGTGGTGCTGTTCCCGATGAACCAGCGCGCCGAGGACCTGATGATGGGCGCCCCCGCCGAGGCGACCCCGAAGCAGCTCCGCGAGCTCCACATCCGGCTGAACCTGCCGGAGAAGCAGGGCTGA
- a CDS encoding DUF3297 family protein, with translation MSDTPPDRLAVNPNSPFYNEAILERGIGIRFKGVEKTNVEEYCVSEGWVRLSAGKTLDRAGNPMTVKLKGPVEPYFRDDAADA, from the coding sequence ATGTCCGACACGCCTCCCGACCGCCTCGCGGTGAACCCCAACAGCCCGTTCTACAACGAGGCCATCCTGGAGCGCGGCATCGGCATCCGCTTCAAGGGCGTCGAGAAGACCAATGTCGAGGAATACTGCGTCAGCGAGGGCTGGGTCCGCCTCTCGGCCGGCAAGACCCTCGACCGGGCCGGAAACCCGATGACGGTGAAGCTCAAGGGCCCGGTGGAACCCTATTTTCGCGATGATGCCGCGGACGCCTGA